Proteins encoded together in one Porites lutea chromosome 2, jaPorLute2.1, whole genome shotgun sequence window:
- the LOC140928647 gene encoding secreted frizzled-related protein 2-like yields the protein MSLLLSFSAILLLASQRSQAYTTRGHCQPVPNFCRNLTNGEGYSLMRLPNAFNNYQLDETVRAISAWNPLVGRCHAGLKLFLCAIYAPICLHDKESGKEVTIKLCRSFCLNVKGSCEPVMKQNNHSWPLHDAFNCSQYVDNSMCVREDFISAPTTPKTPTTTPTTKTVKNDICDPTLHSDDDLLEKACSSDLAIRADVTSMKDAKVADSHTVLRLKPRHKRTSRKSRKEKDFPDRVLINENLCSNLRNRVKTDNKNGYLIFLEKRSGKKTKYIVKLILPFRNRRHKRLVKKNLCKPN from the exons ATGTCACTTTTGCTGAGTTTCAGCGCAATTCTTCTCCTGGCCTCGCAACGTTCGCAAGCTTATACAACACGGGGACACTGCCAACCTGTGCCGAATTTTTGTAGGAATTTGACGAATGGCGAAGGCTACTCTTTAATGCGGCTCCCGAACGCGTTCAACAATTATCAACTGGATGAAACAGTCCGAGCAATCAGCGCTTGGAATCCTCTTGTTGGCCGGTGCCATGCAGGCCTAAAGCTCTTCCTCTGTGCGATTTACGCGCCAATTTGTCTTCATGACAAAGAAAGCGGCAAAGAAGTTACCATCAAACTGTGCAGGTCATTTTGTTTAAACGTGAAAGGAAGCTGTGAGCCGGTGATGAAACAGAACAATCATAGCTGGCCTCTTCACGACGCCTTTAACTGCTCGCAGTACGTGGATAACTCAATGTGTGTCCGAGAAGACTTCATTTCTGCACCGACGACCCCCAAGACGCCGACGACGACGCCGACAACGAAAACAG TCAAGAATGACATCTGTGATCCAACTTTACATTCTGATGACGACCTACTTGAAAAGGCTTGTTCAAGTGATTTAG cTATAAGAGCTGACGTAACTTCTATGAAAGACGCAAAAGTCGCAGACTCTCATACAGTTCTCAGACTCAAGCCGCGGCACAAGAGAACGTCACGGAAATCAAGAAAAGAGAAGGATTTTCCTGATCGGGTACTGATAAACGAAAACCTCTGCTCCAATTTGCGAAACAGAGTGAAAACAGACAACAAAAACGGTTATCTGATTTTTCTCGAAAAACGATCAGGAAAGAAGACCAAGTATATCGTCAAACTTATTCTTCCATTTAGAAACAGGCGTCATAAAAGACTGGTGAAGAAAAATCTCTGTAAACCGAATTAA